GGAATTGATCATACAGAAGTCTGAGAGTGAAGGTTCCTTCAGCCAGCTTTGCCAGAAGCTCAGGCTGCTGATCAGCAGGCATAACATCCTGGATTTTGTCCATTAAGCCAGACAAGTCTCCCATACCTGACAAATACATACATCGTTAGGTAAACTAGAAAGAAGAATCACCAAGCTACACACAATATTAAATGTAGTTGCTAACCTAGCAGACGGCTGACAAATGGTTTCACATCAAAAATCTCAAATTCATCAATGTGTTCTCCAGTTCCAATAAATATCACTGGACTTTTTGTAGCTGCAACCCTGGGGAAAAAAGAGGCAAGGATGTAAAAAAAAGGTCCCTCTGATTCTTCACCTGTTTACTCTAACAAACGGTATCCTCGCCTACTTGTAAAAAACACAATAAAAAAAGAAGCTAAAACAGGATTTGAGAATACAGCTGAGCAGATAAATAACAATCTTAACTGCTTCACAGATACTAAACATATGTGCAAACATTCAGATTGAAGTGATCCTAAACCAAGTAGCATTTTCTTGTTGAACTAAAATAACATGGATGAAATGCAACCTGGTAAAATGAAATTCAACTCTAAAAGGACATATTAACAAGAGGGGGGGAAATCCCACAAGAAGAATTATAATGAAGAAAATTTACCAATGAACAAACTAAGCTAACTAAGATTCTTTGGAAACAATAACGCTCATAAGCAACACGATACAGGAAATAGCACcaggaagaaaaaataaaataaagagtaaTACTAACGCGCTAAGTGCACCGCCTCCTTTTGCATGACCATCCAATTTCGTAATGATGACAGCACCAACAGAAGCACTTTGTTTAAATGCTTGTGCCTGATCAAACGCAGCCTGACCAATACTGCCATCCATCACAAATATCACCAGGTCTGGTTTCTGCAATGAACCATAAAAAAGGTGGGTGAGAATCTCAATGTTACAGGAAAAATAATGGTGCAAGACTATGACAGTGTAAATACCGTTGCTTCCGCAACTTGACGCATTTCTTCGAAGAGTGCAGCCTCTTGCTTATGGCGTCCACTTGTGTCAATAATGATGAGATCAGAGTTATCTTTCCTGAACCTTTCCAGACCCTCAACAGCAATTTTCACAGGATCTGACTCCATGTAGCTGCAAAGACGGAAATTTTATTTAGTGCAAATTTTGGAGAGAAGCTTTTAACCAACAGCTAAATCTTTCAATGTAGAGAACCTTCCATAAAAAGGTATCTTCGCCTTGGTTGCATTCTGTTTCAACTGATCAAAAGCACCAGCTCGGAATGTATCGGCACAAACCAGCGACGGTTTAAATCCCTTACGCTGATGATAATATGCGTATTTCGTACAGGTAGTGGTTTTTCCAGAACCTACAGAAATATATCATCATTCAGTGAGCATCTAACATCAATGTATATTGTAACTGTATTAAAGACGAGGAAAACAATGAACAAACCGCATGATCCTAGTGTTCTGTTTATTCAAATTTCTTATTAGATTTTGTATCAGTCTGGAATACAGAAAAAAGAAGGGCAACAGACGCTTCGTCCCGTAGCAGTGCTGCTGGTTGATGTTGCAAACGGGTTCTTCAAcaagaggagaggctgggcgccaaTGACAAAAAGACTTGGAGTAGTGTGATTTTGGCTAGCCGTGGTGTTTTGGACGGACTCTGGATGATCTTGTTAGTTTGATTGTTGTTTTAGTTGTGTTTGCCTGCTACTCCTAGTCTAGTCTTTCTTTTCATGCTTTTTGGGAGCCCTGCGTGGTTACCTCTTCCGCATTGCTCCTAGTTGTCTTTCCCCAGGTGGCATGGTAGGGCGTCTGGGGGTCATCGACTTGTGTGTTAAACTGTTTTACGGTTTCCTTTCATTGATGAAATGAAATCGGGGGTACGCCCctcaattcaaaaaaaaaaaatgagGGAGATCTCACAGGTACAAACAACTAGAAGATTGAACAGGAAATGGCAATAGTTCTTATGGCATCCGACCTATCACCTACAGCTAGAGCTGCCTGAAATGTCTGAGTCACCACAAGTTCTCCACAAAACAACGTACCTACCTTGCCATTCATATCAAGACAGAAATGAGATGCTTAGACCACAGCAATAAACTAAACAAGGTCTGCTCCTGTTAGTGAAAGGCAACTGATGACCCTAACCGCAATTCTATACCCAATAATAACCTAAATTTACCTCAATTCAACAAGGTTTGGACCATTCAATTTTGCTCGGCTATCACCACAATTCAGAATAACATGAAACACCTATGAGCACATCCCCGGTGCTTAAACGACACATTCATTCTAGGTGGCCTACCAATGCTACACGCAGACTGGTAGATATATACAGCTATAACAAGCAATCACATGTAGCGAGTGGAATTCAGGTAACAGGCGTAGAACAAAAAACAGAGCAGGTAAGCGAGGTTGGTCAGTGAGACTGACCCTGCAATCCGACGAACATGACGACGCTGGGCTTGCCCTTCTTGGGGGTGAAGGCCGGCTTCCCGGGATCGAGCATGTTGCAGAGCTCGGTGAAGACGGCCTGCAGCGCGGAAAAAAAAAACAAGGGCATCAGCCTCCTCCCGCCCAGTTCCCCCTGGCACGCGCGTCCCTGGATCGAACTAGCGCAGGAATGGATAGCTAGGTGGAGGGACCTGCTGTATGATGCGTCGCTTGTTGGTGCCGGCGGCGAGGGTCTCGAGGTTGACGATCTTCCTGATGTTGGTCTGCATGTCGCGGACCATCTTGAACTGGACGTCGGACTGCAGGAGCGCGCGGGAGATCTCGTTGAGGCACTCCCCGAGCACCTTNNNNNNNNNNNNNNNNNNNNNNNNNNNNNNNNNNNNNNNNNNNNNNNNNNNNNNNNNNNNNNNNNNNNNNNNNNNNNNNNNNNNNNNNNNNNNNNNNNNNNNNNNNNNNNNNNNNNNNNNNNNNNNNNNNNNNNNNNNNNNNNNNNNNNNNNNNNNNNNNNNNNNNNNNNNNNNNNNNNNNNNNNNNNNNNNNNNNNNNNNNNNNNNNNNNNNNNNNNNNNNNNNNNNNNNNNNNNNNNNNNNNNNNNNNNNNNNNNNNNNNNNNNNNNNNNNNNNNNNNNNNNNNNNNNNNNNNNNNNNNNNNNNNNNNNNNNNNNTGGCTGGCCTGGCTCGTGTGATCTCGTGTCGTACGGGGGAAGGTTCGTGCGGTGTGTGGCGTGTGAGTCGAGTCGACGAGAGTTCTCTCCGTGAAAGCTGAAAGGCGATTAATAGGCGCCGGTGCACCGGCCTAATCGTTCGGAGGTCCACTCTCAGCCGTCTGATTAAATCGTCTGCAGTTGTCTGCCGCACGAGCACGTATGAAAAAAGACCACCTGCCTCTCATCGCTTCCTTTGTCTCGCCGGGTCACACGCTCTCTGGTTGCCGCACCTCATCGGCcgtcctcgccgccctcgccggatgtCCTCGTCGTCGGTCGCCGCACTCACCGCCGAGTGCCGCATCTCGCCGCTGGTCGCCGCCTGCACTTGTCTCTGACTCCACGCATGCAACGACTGTGGCCTGCAATTGCAGCCTCGATAGTGACGGTTGCAGCTCCGGTGGCGACGGGCCCGTCGCTCGCCGTCGACGCTCGCCGTCGGCACGCTCGCCATCGTCAAAATCGCAAACAAAAAAGGTGAATTGGTTCCAGCAAAATTGAAGAACAGTTGTAGCACAAAAAtacactggttccagcaaaaaaaaacaAGACGATGGTAACAAAAATAATGAATGTTTGTTCCAGCAAAAATCAAAGCAGTCATAACAAAAAGAAATTATGCTTGCAACAAAAAAAGAAAATGGTTCCAGCAAAAGTACTTGTCGTTCCAGCAAAACTATGAATCATCTTCGCTGGGGTCGTAGCAAAAAAATCGCTGTTTCCAGCCAAAAAACTGCTGGTTCCAGCAATGATGGATCGCTGCCGTGGCCGTCGCAAGACGGTTATCGCCGGTTCCAGAGCATTTGTTTTGCTGGTTGCAACTCCACCTGCCTACGGTTGTAGCTCAATGATGGATCGCCGTCGTGGCCGTCGCAACACGGCTATCGCCAGTTCTAGCATTTGTTTTGCTGGTTGCAACTCCACCGGCCTAAGGTTGTAGCTCCGCCGCGCCGGGGTAGCAGCATCTCTGCCGCGAATCACATCGGTGGTTGGTGGTGGTCGCCCCGCTTGTAGCCCCGTCCTCCGCTGCTTGCAGCACCCCCCGCTCGCGGTCCCCTACCCAAAAAAGAGGGCATCGGCAGGAGGTGCGGGCGCAGCAGTCGAGAACGACGGCGTGCACACCATGGCGACGAGCTCACCTAAGCGACCCATAGTGACGAGTGAATCCTGGCTGCGCAACTCCCCCTTTGCAGCAGCCCTGAAGGGTGTGGTGCGGGCGCTCTCAATAGCCCTCTATAGCTCAGGGGGTAGGGGAGGGAGGAGtagagagaggaaggagatgagCAAGATTGGGGCTGCCGCTCCCATGACTGGTGATGGAAAAAGAAATGGAGGAAGAGAGATGCGGGAGGAGGAGATAAGGATGGGAGGGCTGGGCGGTGCTAGGACCCACAAAACGAGTGGCCAAAGACGTTTCTATCGTACAATGCACGAGCGACCGGCCCAAGCGTTGCGCCGGCGCGCCGCACAGAAACGTTTCCCAAGCTGAAAACCGACTCGTATTCCACGGATCTCATCGCGACGGCTTTCATTAATCAAATTTGATTGGATTTTAATCAAATTCAATCTGTGCCTCTGTTTGGTGTCTTTTTTTTAACACATCTGTTTGGTGTTTTTGGTATCATATAAGGCTTGGGCAGGGCCGGTCTATACGGACGAAATAGGCTTTCGCCTCGCAATATTAATATATCAACCACACGATATAATTGATGAAGCCTCAGCACAAGCACGCCCCAAAAAAAAACGAggaacaacagaagaaaaaaatgccAACAATGAAAACGAAGATGGCTCGCGAACCGCTGCGGCCGCCGGAGAATTCCACCACGCTCCCAGCACTCTGAAACGccgcataccaagcaacacctCAAGGAACGCGATGACAACAACGCTGCAGGCAGGGGCGGACCCACGTATGGCCTACCGGTGTCACAGGACACCGGGTAAATTTTCTGGTTACGTTAGATGCATATATATAGGTTAGGTAGTAGCGTGACACCGGAAAAATTGATCCAGGGACACTTGCTAAGCCGACGACGGCGCGCGGGAGCGGCCCAATCAACTACGTGGTTACACACGCACGCGGAGGCACAGGATCGGATTGATTGTTGATCAATCAGATTTGTTTGTAAGTGATCCTAAAAGAAAAGATTTGTTTGTAAGTGTACGTGCACGTTCAGTGTGCTGGCTTCTCGGCTCCTCCTGCACCGATTCGTCGCAGCGTCGCCCGgtcgcccgctcggcgatttaccagcgaAGCTTCGTGGCATATCAGACGTCGCCAGTCCACTCACCATTTCCTCTAATCTTTGTTTCCTAAATACATAAACTATATGCCTAGTATTTTGAATTTCAAGTTAGTTACAATTGAGAATTGGATTACCGTGTTTCTAAATTTTTTGGCAGGTTTTCTTGAGGCAAAACCACACTCTACTTTATTAATTTGTAACAATATTCGTGGGTATACAATAAATTTTTTGGCAGATTTTCACATCTATTTGAGATGAATTGCTTTAATGTGTTTTTCCAAAATAAAATACAGTGACCCATATATGTTTGATAATTGGATTAATGTGATTTTTAAAATTTCGCAACGATTTACCAAATTTGTGGTTACAATTTTGGTTCGATCAAGTCTATTTTTACTGTCgatttttttcattgtgtctagTATGTAATTACCTCCATTTCTATATAGAAGACCACAAATTCATGTACAGATATCAAGGTAAAATTTAATGCCTTGCAAGCTAGTTTTTCTTTTCGTTTACGAAGAAGAAAAATGAAACTGATCGAACGTTGAGTGTGGAAGTAGCTGAGTGCCATTAtaaatgcatggatgcaattattaaacaggttgctagtacgagaaaatatcattattttttatcttgattactgttggtggccttatatagatgcaaaatgtatattccaTAGCGGTCATGTATAGAAAACTGAGGCCACATAATTATTCATAGTATTACTTGTGGACCACATGCACGCGTATGTGATGTACACGTGGACACCGGGACATTTTTGTCCTGGGTCCGCCCCTGGCTGCAGGGCCGTCTCCAGAAATTCAGGGGCCCGGGACGAATGCAAAATGGGTTCCTAAATTTTGATATACACTCTTATAACTGAAGTTCTAAGTTTATCATATATCAAGATAAGAAAAGAAAAAGGTTGCACCTTGAAGCTTGAATTAGCAATTATCTTCCGAAATAGTTGCATCAATCCATCTGAAGTCTAAACCTTTTGGCTGCAAAGTGTAAAGAAATGTATCACTTATCGATATATAGGAAGTACATTGGCTAATGCTCAAGTTTACTAACTATCCATGTGATCATTTTGTGCACCAAAATTCAAAAACGAAGAGCATACATATAATAATGGAGCAGGAGCGTCACGTGTCTCTTGATTTTTCGGGCCAGGAGATGCAGATTGCTTTGGGTCTTCGAGCTGTACAAAATTTCAGAAATCATTATCTGGACTCTGAAGATAACCGGCTTACAGCAAATAGGTCTGGAGCACTCACGTGGGGTCATCACTTGGGGAACTAGTCAACTAGCATGCAACATCCATATGGCGAGGAGCCGAGGAGACAAGAGGAAGACTGCGGGAGGGCCGgagggcgacgacggcgaggacGACCAACATGAGGCGAGCGATTGGATCGGGGGATCATACGACGAAAGAAGCCCTAGCGGCATCAGTGGCCGAAGCAGCGAGGCGGGTACGTGAACGGGCTCCTGGCTCAGTTAGTGGGCTTTTCATATAATTTTCCCTGATTTGGGGGCCCCAAAATTTGGGGGGCCCGGGACGGTTGGCCAATTTGGCCTGCCCCATCGATGGGCTTGCAACGCTGCTGCCTGGACATGTCCTAGGTTTTCCCTCGGTATGCAAAGGGGCGTGGGGAAAGGGGTATATTCGATCCCTTTCAGGAAGGCACGACGGCGCCCACGGGGGCCACCGCGTCGGTGCCGGTCAAGCCGATAAGGATTTCTCCCAACCGCCAACCAACCACGACCCCGGACGATCCATCACGCTCCACCATACTTGTTGTCCACCAATATACGCCACCATGGTCTTGCAGTCACCATCGTCGTCTTACTGTGGCAAGCGAAGCGAGACCGGCGAGACCAAGAGGAAGCAGCCGGGAACGAGAAGCGGCAGGGTCATAAGCCACacgggaggggacaacctccaccatCCTTGGCGGTAACTGACCGGACGCATCTCAGGAGCAAACTAGGCACCCCTGCCCGACCGAGCCCGAAACGGGCTCGTGAAGCTCCCGTCACGGCGCTGTAGTacgcgtgcctccatctccgccaCCCCCAGCACGAGCCACACCTCCGTCCGCCGGAGACGATGTCGGAAAGCCCAGGCCAGGcccgcccagacccagatggggcccagaTTTGGGTTGGAAGGGCGCCGCCACCAGCCATTGTGCCGCCCTGCAGCCAAGCAGCCGCGCCACCGCCACCTTGCCACCCGGTGTTGCGCGCCGCCGGATCCGTCGCCGGCCTAGGTGCACTGCCGCCATATGCCACCGCCCGATCCGTATTGCCGCGTGGGGGGAAAGAAcggggccgccgccgccggcaccacaTGAGCagggggaggcgcggggaggaggagggaaggggagcccccggtcgcctcgctcggggaggcgaTGCGAGGGTCAGGGGGTAGTATTAAGTTTTCATGCACGATTGTTAGCTATTGATGAAATATTTTTGTGTGCTGCCGGACCGGTCTATATACAGTAGGATAGCATACTGCAGACAGAATATACAGTAGTAATTATGTACATTTTCCATATAAATTTGTTTGGGACAATTGTGTGACGTGGTAGATCAGTTGGCGTTGCAATTAGTGGCTAATACTCCGTCAGAAATTGTGCTACTTATGTACTGTACTGTCTTGTATATAA
This DNA window, taken from Triticum aestivum cultivar Chinese Spring chromosome 1D, IWGSC CS RefSeq v2.1, whole genome shotgun sequence, encodes the following:
- the LOC123182565 gene encoding signal recognition particle 54 kDa protein 2 (The sequence of the model RefSeq protein was modified relative to this genomic sequence to represent the inferred CDS: added 30 bases not found in genome assembly) is translated as MSNATVIDEKVLGECLNEISRALLQSDVQFKMVRDMQTNIRKIVNLETLAAGTNKRRIIQQAVFTELCNMLDPGKPAFTPKKGKPSVVMFVGLQGSGKTTTCTKYAYYHQRKGFKPSLVCADTFRAGAFDQLKQNATKAKIPFYGSYMESDPVKIAVEGLERFRKDNSDLIIIDTSGRHKQEAALFEEMRQVAEATKPDLVIFVMDGSIGQAAFDQAQAFKQSASVGAVIITKLDGHAKGGGALSAVAATKSPVIFIGTGEHIDEFEIFDVKPFVSRLLGMGDLSGLMDKIQDVMPADQQPELLAKLAEGTFTLRLLYDQFQNLLKMGPIGQVFSMLPGFSSELMPKGHEKEGQAKIKRYMTIMDSMTAAELDSTNPKLMTESRIIRIARGSGRQIRDVMDMLEEYKRLAKMWSKMKGLKMPKNGKMSDLSQNLNIQQMTKALPPQVLKQMGGMGGLQALMKQMGGKDMSKMLGGMGLGGD